A portion of the Paenibacillus sp. PvR098 genome contains these proteins:
- a CDS encoding YuzB family protein, translating into MRPIIEFCTNNMHHGTDKLFKKLEQNDDYDVIEYGCLGNCGECYILPFALVNGEIVAAATADELEQAIIHKIKEIEAMFDLLGE; encoded by the coding sequence ATGAGACCTATTATTGAATTTTGTACAAATAATATGCATCACGGCACGGACAAGCTGTTCAAAAAATTGGAGCAGAACGACGACTACGATGTTATTGAATACGGCTGCTTGGGCAATTGCGGGGAATGCTACATTTTACCGTTTGCACTTGTTAATGGTGAGATCGTTGCTGCTGCCACGGCCGATGAGCTGGAACAAGCCATTATTCATAAAATTAAAGAGATCGAAGCGATGTTCGATCTCTTGGGCGAATAA
- a CDS encoding NifU family protein has protein sequence MSESTEQSTMYDEVLEVLDKLRPFLQRDGGDVELVDVEGGIVKLKLVGACGSCPSSTITLKAGIERALLEEVEGVEEVVQVF, from the coding sequence ATGAGCGAGAGTACTGAGCAAAGTACAATGTACGATGAGGTGCTTGAAGTTCTAGATAAACTACGTCCGTTTCTGCAACGCGACGGCGGCGACGTGGAGCTGGTTGACGTGGAGGGTGGCATTGTTAAGCTGAAGCTCGTTGGAGCATGCGGCAGCTGCCCAAGCTCGACCATTACTCTGAAGGCCGGTATCGAACGCGCACTCTTGGAGGAAGTCGAAGGTGTAGAAGAAGTCGTACAAGTATTCTAA
- a CDS encoding SDR family oxidoreductase: MEQHRKTALITGSAKGLGKMTALLLADQGFNIMVNYVNSKREAEELCEQIRSKGVHCEAVQGSVARQEDRERLVSETVRRFGSIDILINNAGPFVRERRLFGEYEPHEIHDLMQGNLIGVMHLDHLVIPMMRNSKWGRIIHFGFGHAAEARGWPHRAVYAAAKVGLVSFTKTLAVEEAASGITVNMICPGDIVGDNKERMIHEVEHIHDDESPRGRPGTGEDIARVIAFLCEERSDFITGNIMDISGGLDPIRAIIGNGTTKKP, from the coding sequence ATGGAGCAGCATCGGAAAACCGCACTCATCACCGGAAGCGCCAAAGGGCTCGGCAAAATGACGGCACTCCTGCTGGCTGATCAAGGGTTCAACATCATGGTGAATTATGTGAACAGCAAGCGAGAAGCCGAAGAGCTTTGTGAGCAGATCCGTTCAAAAGGTGTACACTGCGAAGCCGTACAAGGCAGCGTAGCCCGCCAGGAGGATCGGGAGCGGCTAGTCAGCGAGACGGTTCGCCGCTTCGGATCGATCGATATTCTGATTAATAATGCGGGACCGTTTGTTCGTGAACGACGATTGTTTGGTGAATACGAGCCTCACGAAATCCACGATTTAATGCAGGGCAATTTGATTGGTGTGATGCATCTCGATCACCTGGTTATCCCAATGATGAGAAACAGCAAGTGGGGCCGCATTATCCATTTTGGTTTCGGTCATGCAGCGGAAGCTCGCGGGTGGCCGCATCGGGCCGTTTACGCTGCGGCGAAGGTGGGTCTTGTTTCGTTCACCAAGACACTGGCGGTTGAAGAGGCCGCAAGCGGTATCACGGTGAACATGATTTGTCCCGGCGATATTGTTGGCGACAATAAAGAGCGGATGATTCATGAGGTCGAGCACATTCACGATGACGAATCGCCGCGCGGACGGCCGGGAACCGGTGAAGATATTGCCCGTGTGATCGCCTTCTTGTGTGAGGAGCGGTCGGATTTCATCACGGGGAACATTATGGACATCTCCGGAGGCTTGGACCCGATTCGTGCGATTATCGGCAATGGAACGACAAAAAAGCCCTGA
- a CDS encoding Cthe_2314 family HEPN domain-containing protein: MLRAMFGEPPRKDEGLLLEAVQAIRKYMNTVTPASGQTPQERRFAIWCQSFLRALDELEQSQFAANRFGLKVTKLYTDEMSAEELEDYHRHLYYYNNALIRVFAVLDKIGHFVNERFALQTERIKSRFSYFTVLRHMHKNELFADLEQRLYDLKMRYKEPLSRLRNQRNMEIHTINADLLDELMKAAEAKYGERVRIGTEDIRENLHDLEQGCEMALRAVATVFRYVPRRP, from the coding sequence ATGCTAAGAGCGATGTTCGGCGAGCCGCCGCGTAAGGACGAAGGCCTGCTGCTGGAAGCAGTTCAAGCGATTCGCAAATACATGAACACGGTGACGCCCGCCTCCGGGCAGACACCGCAGGAGAGACGGTTCGCCATCTGGTGCCAAAGCTTCCTTCGTGCGCTGGATGAGCTGGAACAAAGTCAATTCGCAGCCAACCGCTTCGGACTCAAGGTAACCAAGCTGTATACCGATGAGATGTCTGCTGAGGAGCTTGAGGATTACCACCGTCACTTGTATTATTACAACAATGCGCTGATCCGTGTATTCGCGGTTTTGGATAAGATCGGGCACTTCGTGAACGAACGGTTCGCATTGCAGACGGAAAGGATCAAATCCAGGTTTTCTTACTTTACTGTTCTGCGTCATATGCATAAGAACGAGCTGTTCGCCGATTTGGAGCAGCGGCTCTACGACCTCAAAATGAGGTACAAAGAACCGCTTTCCCGCCTGCGCAACCAGAGAAACATGGAAATTCATACGATCAATGCGGATTTACTGGATGAATTGATGAAGGCGGCCGAGGCGAAATATGGGGAGCGGGTAAGGATCGGAACGGAAGATATACGGGAAAATCTTCATGATTTGGAACAAGGGTGCGAAATGGCGTTACGTGCGGTCGCGACGGTCTTCCGCTATGTGCCCCGCCGTCCCTGA
- a CDS encoding menaquinone biosynthesis decarboxylase, with the protein MRFENLRSFLEALRKENQLKVISAPVDPHLELAEIHRRVIEEGGPALLFTNVKGADFPVVTNLFGTSRRVDLAFGPRPEQLMKQVVGAMDTLLPPTPKAIWQQRQLIVDLLKIGMKNISSESAPILQQCKTDAPLTGLPVLTSWQEDGGPFVTLPLVYTEHPDNGHHNLGMYRMQVYDGKATGMHWQIHKGGGFHYHEAEKRGMALPVTVFLGGPPALIASAIAPVPEHLPELLLTSLIVGQKLPMVRNPHGGHRLIAEAEFAISGSVPPHLRRPEGPFGDHYGYYSLTHDFPVFEVSHMWHRKDAIYPATIVGKPRQEDYYLGEFLQRLLSPAFPMAMPGVKDLWTYAETGFHPLAAAIVRESYSREALGSAFRILGEGQLTLTKFLIVTDQNVELDRFPKLLEAVLERFDPHRDLLIFDQTSHDTLDYTGDRLNHGSKAVLLGVGEPQRELPAVYNSGVLPGIDSLAVYCRGCLVVSGASYTEDPLLPQRLTEQAGDQLSDWPLVILADDTSIAGDQTAFLWTVFTRFNPAGDIYARTQVNRHHIGYKLPIVIDARMKPGYPDELFPREDIVELVDRRWSEYFA; encoded by the coding sequence ATGAGGTTTGAAAATTTGCGTTCGTTTCTGGAAGCGCTTCGCAAGGAAAATCAGCTTAAGGTCATATCCGCGCCGGTAGACCCCCATTTGGAGCTCGCGGAGATACATAGAAGGGTGATTGAGGAGGGAGGTCCCGCTCTGCTCTTTACGAACGTGAAGGGGGCGGATTTCCCTGTAGTCACCAACTTATTTGGAACGAGCCGTCGTGTGGATCTTGCTTTTGGACCGCGGCCGGAGCAGCTCATGAAGCAGGTTGTCGGCGCTATGGACACACTTTTGCCGCCTACGCCGAAGGCCATATGGCAGCAGAGGCAGCTGATTGTGGATCTGCTCAAAATCGGAATGAAAAATATATCTTCGGAGTCGGCTCCGATACTGCAGCAATGCAAGACCGATGCTCCTTTAACAGGCCTGCCTGTTCTAACTAGCTGGCAGGAGGACGGAGGACCGTTCGTGACGCTGCCGCTCGTCTACACAGAGCATCCGGACAATGGCCATCATAACTTGGGTATGTATCGTATGCAGGTGTATGACGGGAAGGCAACAGGAATGCACTGGCAAATTCATAAAGGCGGCGGCTTTCATTACCATGAGGCGGAGAAGCGCGGCATGGCGCTTCCAGTCACCGTATTTTTAGGTGGTCCTCCAGCCTTGATTGCGTCGGCCATCGCTCCGGTGCCTGAGCATCTTCCGGAGCTGCTGCTGACATCGCTCATTGTGGGGCAAAAGCTTCCGATGGTAAGAAATCCCCATGGCGGTCATCGATTGATCGCAGAGGCCGAATTCGCCATCAGCGGCTCGGTTCCTCCGCATCTGAGACGTCCCGAGGGGCCGTTCGGCGATCACTACGGATACTATTCGCTCACGCACGATTTTCCTGTCTTTGAAGTCAGTCACATGTGGCACCGCAAGGATGCCATCTACCCGGCTACCATCGTCGGAAAGCCGCGGCAGGAGGACTACTATCTCGGCGAGTTTTTACAGCGTCTGCTGTCTCCGGCCTTCCCGATGGCCATGCCGGGCGTCAAGGATCTTTGGACGTATGCCGAAACCGGTTTTCATCCGCTTGCCGCGGCCATCGTCCGCGAAAGCTACAGCCGCGAAGCGCTGGGTTCGGCATTCCGTATTTTGGGCGAAGGCCAGCTGACGCTGACGAAGTTTTTGATCGTTACCGATCAAAACGTGGAGCTGGATCGCTTCCCCAAGCTTCTCGAAGCGGTCCTCGAGAGGTTCGACCCGCATCGCGATTTATTGATATTCGATCAAACGTCGCATGATACACTGGATTATACGGGAGACCGTTTGAATCATGGAAGCAAAGCTGTGCTGCTGGGCGTCGGAGAACCTCAGCGCGAGCTGCCGGCCGTGTATAACAGTGGAGTTCTGCCGGGAATCGATTCTCTTGCCGTGTACTGCCGGGGTTGTCTGGTGGTTTCGGGAGCGTCTTATACAGAGGATCCGCTTCTCCCGCAGCGGTTGACGGAACAAGCGGGAGACCAACTTAGCGATTGGCCGCTTGTGATCTTGGCAGATGACACATCGATTGCCGGGGATCAAACCGCCTTTCTGTGGACTGTGTTCACCCGCTTTAACCCGGCTGGGGATATTTATGCGCGTACGCAAGTCAACCGACATCATATCGGCTATAAACTGCCGATTGTCATCGACGCGCGTATGAAACCCGGCTACCCTGACGAGTTATTCCCGCGCGAAGATATCGTTGAGCTGGTCGATCGGCGTTGGAGCGAATATTTTGCTTAA
- a CDS encoding COX15/CtaA family protein: MNIQRWLKRLSFASMLGMFLILLMGALVTKTESGRGCGDDWPLCNGRFVPAYTIESFIEYSHRFVVGVVGLILLATTILVWIYSNRKDAKWYVGGAMFFTVLQAILGAFAVIWPQSALVMALHFGFSLVSFAFTLLLYLVFTRFGEALIRGDGTRLSRGARLSIWGVLLYCYMVVYLGAFVRHTESVGGCIGWPLCNGQVIPEMTDGTGIVFTHRVAAALLGLAILTVFLIIRNQARPGSSVYQASLWSFVLVISQIISGGFVTLSIGYDIYLVASLLHALLISCLFGVLCYLAITSMQTAEDRKVQAYGAQRLP; this comes from the coding sequence ATGAATATACAACGATGGCTTAAACGACTTTCCTTCGCCAGTATGCTTGGCATGTTTTTAATTCTGCTGATGGGCGCGCTGGTGACCAAGACGGAGTCTGGACGCGGCTGCGGGGACGATTGGCCGCTTTGTAACGGGCGTTTTGTACCGGCTTATACGATTGAGTCGTTTATTGAATACAGCCATCGCTTCGTCGTAGGCGTTGTCGGGTTAATTCTTCTCGCGACGACGATTCTGGTATGGATATACAGCAATCGAAAAGATGCCAAATGGTACGTTGGCGGAGCCATGTTTTTCACGGTGCTTCAGGCGATCTTGGGGGCTTTTGCGGTCATTTGGCCTCAATCCGCTCTAGTGATGGCGCTGCACTTTGGATTCTCGCTGGTTTCCTTTGCTTTCACTTTACTGCTGTACCTTGTGTTTACAAGGTTTGGAGAGGCATTGATTCGCGGAGACGGAACTAGGCTCTCGCGAGGAGCGAGGCTTTCTATATGGGGAGTCCTGCTGTATTGTTATATGGTTGTGTACTTGGGCGCTTTCGTGCGCCACACCGAGTCGGTTGGCGGTTGTATCGGATGGCCGCTGTGTAACGGACAAGTGATCCCCGAGATGACGGATGGAACCGGAATCGTATTTACTCACCGGGTGGCTGCGGCCCTACTCGGTTTGGCTATTCTTACCGTGTTCCTGATCATACGAAATCAAGCGAGGCCGGGGAGCAGCGTTTATCAAGCGTCGTTGTGGTCCTTTGTACTGGTTATTTCCCAAATTATAAGCGGCGGCTTCGTTACGCTCTCCATCGGATACGACATTTATTTGGTGGCCAGCCTGCTGCACGCTCTTTTGATATCCTGTTTGTTCGGAGTGCTATGTTATTTAGCTATAACTTCTATGCAAACGGCTGAAGACAGGAAGGTTCAGGCTTATGGGGCTCAGAGGCTGCCGTAA
- a CDS encoding thioredoxin family protein, whose amino-acid sequence MEHVTTEQRFNEIIGGSKPTIAVFKATWCKDCHFIEPFMPQVEEAYQDRLTFIHIDRDEMPDLCSELNILGIPSFIAFRDGKELVRFVSKLRKNREEIEQFLDRALDVANELQK is encoded by the coding sequence ATGGAACACGTTACGACAGAACAACGATTTAATGAGATCATTGGCGGATCTAAGCCTACGATTGCTGTGTTTAAAGCGACATGGTGCAAGGACTGCCATTTTATCGAACCCTTTATGCCTCAGGTGGAGGAAGCTTATCAAGATCGGCTGACTTTTATCCATATTGACCGCGATGAGATGCCGGACCTCTGCTCCGAGCTGAATATTTTAGGCATTCCCAGCTTTATCGCTTTCCGGGACGGCAAGGAGCTTGTCCGCTTTGTCAGCAAGCTGCGCAAAAACCGAGAGGAAATCGAGCAGTTCTTGGATCGTGCCCTTGACGTCGCGAACGAGCTGCAGAAGTAA
- a CDS encoding SPFH domain-containing protein, translating to MKERNAWVINGFLGVLLILAMEVLGLILLINGYIPLGIVLILASTPLLSAITVIQPNQAMVVTFFGSYAGTIRESGLWMTVPFSVRKKVSLRVRNFNSAKLKVNDIEGNPIEIAAVVVFRVIDSAKASFDVDNYEQFVEIQSETALRHVANKYPYDAFEANGYSLRGNSEEVAAELSRELQDRLSVAGVEVMEARLTHLAYSTEIASAMLQRQQATAIIAARSKIVEGAVGMVHMAIAQLQQEGVIELDEERKAAMINNLLVAIVSDRSATPVINTGSLY from the coding sequence ATGAAAGAAAGAAACGCTTGGGTTATTAACGGATTCCTGGGAGTTCTCCTCATACTGGCTATGGAGGTGCTCGGTCTGATTCTCTTAATTAACGGGTATATTCCGCTCGGAATCGTGTTGATCCTTGCCTCCACGCCGCTGCTTTCAGCGATTACGGTCATACAGCCGAACCAGGCCATGGTCGTGACGTTCTTTGGCAGCTATGCCGGAACTATTCGCGAAAGCGGATTGTGGATGACCGTTCCCTTCTCCGTCCGCAAGAAGGTATCGCTCCGCGTTCGCAACTTCAACAGCGCCAAACTGAAGGTGAACGATATTGAAGGTAATCCGATCGAAATCGCCGCCGTCGTCGTGTTCCGTGTAATCGACTCGGCCAAAGCTTCGTTTGATGTGGATAATTACGAACAGTTCGTGGAAATCCAAAGCGAAACGGCCCTGCGCCATGTGGCCAATAAATATCCCTATGACGCATTTGAAGCCAATGGATATTCACTGCGCGGCAACTCTGAGGAAGTGGCCGCAGAGCTCAGTCGCGAGCTGCAAGACCGTCTATCCGTTGCTGGAGTGGAGGTCATGGAAGCCCGACTGACGCATCTGGCCTACTCGACGGAGATCGCCAGCGCCATGCTCCAGCGTCAGCAGGCAACAGCCATTATTGCAGCGCGCAGTAAGATTGTGGAGGGCGCCGTAGGCATGGTGCACATGGCCATTGCCCAACTGCAGCAAGAAGGCGTTATCGAGCTTGATGAAGAACGCAAAGCAGCCATGATTAACAATCTTCTCGTCGCCATTGTGTCCGACCGTTCCGCCACTCCGGTCATTAATACAGGGAGTTTGTACTAA
- a CDS encoding copper amine oxidase N-terminal domain-containing protein, giving the protein MNKKRWNSVLILMMIGVMVVLAGCQPVANVDVSKALANSFAVKSAESTQTLTVELTADPSAAMTPEDKRMLELFSKITIDITESKMKDPLHASMKGTLGYSGGTIPFEMVMTETNYIIQVEGAKKPLVIRNDAAVWNPAAGSMPMSEELQKQLQQLTVKAVEKMPSLAGFFTSNFPNPNAITVQEVNEFVKGESLNLHKIHAEIYGSELVGLIKGFLTNVLADEQGLKDFISTLYDLYAPFMKQVMQENADPNDPMADMIAPYLNNKTLAVEFVHTFIKTNLKQMLAQYDQSVEAMFASEMGAKAKAWLNDNQVFKMDMYIDKDYMTRKSTAELLLTMPQGLDGGLKSIKVTSEGEMWNINKPVEISQINTSGGVIEVNESGNRINPSKIVASLDPNSQLYKLLKNDLNVTKKEINLFMNEETDLFLSTKPYNDQGTVMVPARFVAERLDADVEWDAASRQVKVTDPLSGAVLLLTIDSTTASVNGQAHQLEKAAVLVDSTTYVPVRFVSESMGAKVTWDQEIQMVTITRD; this is encoded by the coding sequence ATGAACAAGAAACGTTGGAATTCCGTACTCATTCTCATGATGATCGGTGTGATGGTCGTGCTGGCAGGTTGTCAGCCGGTAGCAAATGTGGATGTAAGCAAGGCACTCGCAAACAGCTTTGCCGTCAAATCCGCAGAAAGCACACAAACCCTTACGGTGGAGCTGACAGCTGATCCATCCGCAGCCATGACTCCTGAAGACAAGCGTATGTTGGAATTGTTCAGCAAAATAACGATTGATATCACCGAATCGAAAATGAAGGATCCTCTTCATGCTTCCATGAAGGGAACACTGGGTTATTCCGGCGGAACGATTCCGTTCGAGATGGTCATGACCGAGACGAACTACATTATTCAGGTCGAAGGCGCTAAAAAACCGCTGGTCATCCGTAACGATGCTGCGGTGTGGAACCCGGCTGCAGGTTCAATGCCTATGTCTGAAGAGCTGCAAAAGCAACTGCAGCAGTTGACCGTGAAGGCTGTCGAGAAGATGCCTTCTCTCGCTGGATTCTTCACCAGTAACTTCCCGAACCCGAACGCAATCACCGTTCAGGAAGTCAACGAATTCGTGAAAGGTGAAAGCTTGAATTTGCATAAGATTCATGCCGAAATTTACGGCAGCGAGCTGGTCGGACTGATTAAAGGATTCCTGACCAATGTGTTGGCGGATGAGCAAGGATTAAAAGACTTTATCAGTACGTTGTATGATCTGTATGCTCCGTTTATGAAGCAAGTAATGCAAGAAAACGCGGATCCAAACGATCCGATGGCTGATATGATTGCTCCGTATCTGAATAACAAAACGCTGGCCGTCGAATTCGTTCATACATTCATCAAAACGAATTTAAAGCAAATGCTGGCTCAGTACGATCAATCGGTCGAAGCGATGTTCGCCTCCGAGATGGGTGCGAAGGCTAAGGCGTGGTTAAACGATAATCAAGTGTTCAAAATGGATATGTATATCGATAAAGATTATATGACCCGCAAATCGACGGCTGAATTGCTGCTGACGATGCCGCAAGGATTGGATGGCGGCTTGAAAAGCATAAAGGTGACGTCTGAGGGTGAAATGTGGAACATCAACAAGCCGGTGGAGATCAGTCAGATCAATACCTCCGGAGGCGTTATCGAAGTTAACGAGAGCGGCAATCGAATTAATCCTAGCAAAATCGTTGCTTCCCTCGACCCGAATTCTCAGCTGTATAAGCTTCTGAAGAACGATCTGAATGTAACAAAGAAAGAAATCAATCTGTTCATGAATGAAGAAACGGATCTGTTCCTCAGCACCAAGCCTTACAATGATCAAGGAACGGTGATGGTACCGGCACGCTTCGTTGCGGAAAGACTGGATGCCGATGTCGAATGGGACGCTGCCTCCCGTCAAGTGAAAGTGACAGATCCTCTTAGCGGTGCGGTGCTGCTGCTTACCATCGACAGCACTACAGCATCAGTGAACGGGCAAGCGCATCAATTGGAGAAAGCGGCCGTACTGGTCGACAGCACTACATATGTTCCAGTGCGCTTTGTTTCGGAGAGCATGGGCGCGAAAGTAACATGGGATCAGGAAATCCAAATGGTTACGATTACCCGCGATTAA
- a CDS encoding DUF2515 family protein: protein MNRGRYRWGSKDLLHKIADMPHEAWHWLKAKASLAAHEKKLLWAAHKMDVQMGYVEALTKRLRWRLDVSTAGESPKPLTSLERELLKRIERERDAHNRNNVARTAAYLNIYREHRELHWALLAHLVSRNGGWCMTDLKGELLPLLLNVTQREAVFAFLERANALIFRDAYPQLLLYRASLQHQRPLFHLLPQLGVSAFMRPVWELFWERRDSVCLTIGLIVNEQHHIEQRVVQHPVFRHSVIETLFFQAQSLLQLNQVVFPYVHNDRIRMAGLILENFSNVQERIEIGKKLYAILFGIPVVFEGAKRFAFSTRHSGSRADYWPHLFSCVRKQSPVLHGQLQERLDGCRLRPGAVQLFSPNLLTSWKDRPVAPPEPGDWFQDMQVVRYFASIEAPFSFEMTQEYCFGLSKIELAVLAGDLLV from the coding sequence ATGAACCGGGGTCGTTATCGCTGGGGAAGCAAGGATCTGCTTCATAAAATCGCCGATATGCCGCACGAAGCCTGGCATTGGCTGAAAGCCAAAGCCAGCTTGGCAGCGCATGAAAAAAAGCTGCTTTGGGCAGCTCATAAGATGGACGTTCAGATGGGTTACGTTGAAGCGCTGACCAAACGTCTGCGCTGGAGGCTCGATGTGAGCACTGCTGGCGAGTCCCCCAAGCCGCTTACCTCCCTTGAACGAGAACTCCTCAAACGAATTGAACGCGAACGCGATGCTCACAACCGGAACAACGTCGCACGAACAGCCGCTTATTTGAATATATACCGGGAGCATCGCGAACTTCATTGGGCTTTACTCGCTCATCTGGTGTCGCGAAACGGCGGCTGGTGCATGACCGATTTGAAAGGCGAGCTGCTGCCGCTGCTGCTGAACGTGACGCAGAGGGAAGCGGTTTTCGCTTTTCTTGAGCGTGCCAATGCGCTCATATTCAGAGACGCCTACCCCCAACTGCTCCTGTACAGGGCAAGCCTGCAGCACCAACGGCCCCTCTTCCATCTGCTCCCACAGCTTGGTGTATCAGCCTTCATGCGGCCGGTCTGGGAGCTGTTCTGGGAACGCAGAGATTCCGTATGCCTAACGATTGGCTTAATCGTAAACGAGCAGCATCACATTGAGCAGCGCGTCGTACAGCATCCCGTATTCCGCCATTCGGTGATCGAAACCCTATTTTTCCAGGCCCAGTCGCTGCTTCAGCTGAATCAGGTCGTCTTTCCCTATGTCCATAACGACCGAATCCGAATGGCCGGATTAATACTGGAAAATTTCAGCAATGTGCAAGAACGTATTGAGATTGGAAAAAAGCTGTATGCCATTCTATTTGGTATTCCTGTCGTCTTTGAGGGAGCTAAGCGCTTTGCCTTCTCCACGAGACATTCCGGCTCGCGGGCGGATTATTGGCCTCATCTGTTCTCCTGTGTCCGCAAGCAGTCGCCTGTACTCCACGGTCAGTTGCAGGAGCGGTTGGATGGCTGCAGGCTTCGTCCAGGAGCCGTCCAGCTGTTTAGTCCTAACCTTCTCACCAGCTGGAAGGACCGCCCTGTCGCTCCACCGGAGCCCGGCGATTGGTTTCAAGATATGCAGGTTGTCAGGTACTTCGCTTCCATTGAAGCGCCTTTCTCGTTCGAGATGACGCAGGAATATTGCTTCGGGCTGAGCAAGATCGAGCTGGCTGTACTGGCCGGCGATCTGCTCGTATAA
- a CDS encoding polysaccharide biosynthesis protein: MSKDSLVKGTLILTLAALVARALGVVQRIPLVYLLGDIGMAAYGIAFNLYSVLLVVATAGIPSALSKMISERTALGQHAEADRIYKAALLFAAAAGILMTVLLYAGAPYYARSIANPEAALPIQAIAPALLLFPLIAIMRGYFQGRRMMMPNGMSQIIEQIFRVATSVLLAYLLLSHSLEYAVAGASFGGVMGSIAAVAVMLYYAMRLKRSDRKERLAEPAEAFRPAAAEPLLAFKSIYSQLFRLSIPIVIFSMTVTLIYTIDASIITLLLRDQIGEMEAKEILGILVGRAQSLAGIPIILAIALSQSIVPIISAAYSQNDIKQVEGQTARVLQLSILTGLPMVLVICVAARPINAFLFGNPSGSSVVETFAAPIIIALTVSAIFQIVMQTSGAVLMGMGRMKVLVVGVIAGIAVKLIASFMLSPLFGIYGIIAATALCFIVMTVISLQSLRRTVRFRVFGLRRWAGLAATTTLIVLVGIGLDAVSLSYIQPFGRERWDAMVQTILIVGVTGAAYPVLLFLTRVMTFQDLQHLPGPLRKLAGPILARLGGKRRGDQG, translated from the coding sequence TTGTCTAAAGATTCGTTAGTCAAAGGAACGCTGATATTGACCTTGGCTGCACTCGTAGCCAGGGCTCTTGGCGTGGTGCAGCGCATCCCGCTCGTCTATTTGCTTGGGGATATCGGCATGGCGGCATACGGTATCGCCTTCAATCTGTACTCCGTGCTGCTGGTCGTGGCTACGGCTGGGATTCCGAGTGCGCTCAGCAAAATGATATCCGAGCGGACCGCGCTGGGACAGCATGCGGAGGCCGATCGGATTTATAAGGCGGCGCTGTTGTTCGCCGCTGCCGCAGGAATTTTGATGACGGTGCTGCTGTATGCGGGAGCTCCTTATTATGCCAGAAGCATTGCCAACCCGGAGGCGGCGCTGCCGATTCAGGCGATCGCTCCGGCGCTTCTGCTGTTTCCGCTCATCGCGATTATGCGCGGCTATTTCCAAGGTCGGCGGATGATGATGCCTAACGGTATGTCGCAAATTATCGAGCAAATCTTCCGTGTGGCTACTTCCGTACTGTTGGCGTATTTACTTCTAAGCCACAGCTTGGAATATGCCGTTGCCGGCGCCTCGTTCGGTGGGGTGATGGGCAGCATCGCCGCAGTGGCCGTCATGCTGTATTACGCTATGCGTCTGAAGCGAAGTGATCGCAAGGAGCGGCTCGCCGAACCTGCGGAAGCGTTCAGGCCAGCCGCTGCCGAGCCATTGTTGGCGTTCAAGAGCATTTATTCACAGCTGTTTAGGCTCTCCATTCCTATCGTTATTTTCTCCATGACCGTTACGCTGATTTATACGATCGATGCATCGATCATTACGCTGCTGCTGAGGGATCAGATCGGAGAAATGGAAGCAAAGGAAATTTTGGGGATTCTTGTAGGACGGGCGCAGTCGTTGGCCGGTATCCCGATTATCCTCGCCATCGCGCTCAGTCAGTCGATCGTGCCGATCATTTCGGCGGCCTACTCGCAAAACGATATAAAGCAGGTCGAGGGGCAGACCGCCAGGGTGCTGCAGCTCTCCATCCTTACAGGTCTGCCGATGGTACTGGTGATCTGTGTCGCCGCGAGGCCGATCAATGCGTTTCTTTTCGGCAATCCTTCAGGATCGTCCGTCGTCGAAACCTTCGCCGCACCGATCATTATCGCGCTGACGGTCAGTGCGATCTTCCAAATCGTCATGCAAACCTCCGGCGCCGTGCTGATGGGCATGGGCCGGATGAAGGTGCTGGTAGTCGGTGTCATCGCAGGAATTGCCGTGAAGCTGATCGCAAGCTTCATGCTGTCTCCGTTGTTTGGCATTTACGGGATTATTGCCGCCACGGCGCTTTGTTTCATCGTCATGACTGTGATCAGTCTGCAGTCGCTTCGCCGAACGGTCCGCTTCCGTGTCTTCGGCTTGCGCCGTTGGGCCGGTCTTGCGGCAACGACCACCTTGATCGTGCTGGTGGGCATCGGACTGGATGCGGTAAGCCTCAGCTACATTCAACCGTTTGGCAGAGAGCGTTGGGACGCTATGGTACAAACGATATTGATCGTCGGAGTAACCGGTGCAGCTTATCCCGTATTGTTATTTTTGACACGAGTGATGACGTTTCAAGACCTGCAGCATTTGCCGGGTCCGCTGCGTAAGCTGGCAGGACCGATCTTAGCCCGCCTGGGCGGGAAGCGGCGGGGAGATCAGGGATAA